The Streptomyces sp. NBC_01439 genome contains the following window.
GGCGCTGTACAAGGCGGGGCGCGGGGCCTGGGACACCTTCTGCGGCCTGTGCGAGCCCGCCCCGGTGAAGGCGAACGTGCCCTACGGCGCCACGCCGCTGCCGGTGTGGTTCTTCCGCCCCGACACCTCCGGCACCCCGCGCCCGACGGTGATCCTGACCAACGGCAGCGACGGCCAGAACGTGGACATGTGGACCTACGGGGTCCCCGCCGCGCTCGACCGGGGCTGGAACGCGCTCGTCTACGACGGGCCGGGCCAGGGGCAGCTGCTCTTCGTGGACCAGGTCGTCTTCACGCCCACCTGGGAGAAGGTCGTCACGCCCCTCGTCGACTGGCTGACCGCCCGCTCCGACGTGGACCCGGACAAGATCGCCCTCACGGGTCTGAGCATGGCGGGGGACCTCGCCCCGAGGGCGGCGGCCTTCGAGACCCGGATCGCCGCACTGGTGGCCATGCCGGGCTGCGTGGAGCCGTGGCTGGGCTTCCCGCCGGAGATCCGGAAGATCCTCACTCCGGACAAGCAGGAGACGAACGACATCTGGAACAAGGAGGTGGTCCCCGAACTGCCTCCGGACGCGGCCGACGTGATGAAGAAGCGCTTCGAGCCGTTCTCCATCCCCGCGATGCTCGAAGCCCGCAGGGGAAAGCTGTTCACCGACTTCTACACCCCCGCCACCCGGATCCAGGCGCTGTCGATCACCGATGTCGTCGGCCGCATCAAGGCCCCCACCCTGGTGCTGGACTACGAGGGCGAGCAGTTCTACCCCGGCCAGCCGCGCCGCATGTACGACGCCCTCACCTCGCCGAAGGACTACCTGAAACTGACGGCGGCCCAGGGCGCCCAGCTGCACTGTTCCCCCATGGCCCCGCAGCTGCACTGCGAGGTCGTCTTCGACTGGCTCCAGAAGACGCTCCTGAACCGCTGACGGCCGGCCCGCACTCCGGGCCGGCCGTGAGTGCGGGCCGGCCGGGACGGCGGAGCCGGCACCCGACGCGCACCATCTCGTCAGAAGCCGAAGGAGTTGTGCGGTTCCGGGTCGGTCCAGAACATCCGGGCCAGCTGCCCGATCGCACCGTCGGTGTGCGCAGTGATGTGGCCCGCATACGCCAGGTGGTGCGCCGACATGCCCCCGAAGTAAAGCGAGCTGAGCGCTGCGAGGGTGATGGTCAGGTCCGCCGCCTCGTCGGTGGGAACGCACGTCGCCACGGGGCCGTCCGCTTTCAGGTGCCACGTTCCGTTGTTCGCCCGGCACATCCGGTCGTCGCCGATCGTGAACCTCAGCTCGCCGGGCGTCGGGTACGAGCGTTGCGTCAGGGCGCGGGGGACGTCGAGGAGGCGCGCCCAGAGGTTTTCGCTCTGGCGGGTGATGCGCATCGCCCGCGGGTTCCTGAGCATCCACCGCAGGGGTTCGTCGCGCGGACGGGCGGCCGCCACGACGGTCTTGGTGAGGTCGAAGTCGATCAGTAGTCCCCACAGGGCACGGTAGGCCACCGGGTTCGTCGCCTCCAGGGCTTCCACCACGAGGCTTCCGGCGTGGTCCGTGGTCCGTGACCACGGCAGTCGGAAGTTGGCGATGCCGTCCACCTCGCCGTGCTGGTCGCGGTGGGTGAGGTAGCGCAGTGGCCCGTTCGTGCCGTCCGCTTCGTCGGACAGCCCGTCCCACTGTCCGGGGAGAGGCCCGAGTTCTCCGACGCGGTGGGCCCGCACCTGCGC
Protein-coding sequences here:
- a CDS encoding alpha/beta hydrolase family protein, which produces MNHISGDRRPGPTRRALLTAGAGAALAAGCTRGGAPGAPAAASSGSAPPTAAATTAAAGGLTPGAMTLFKDPAYNFNGLLALGGSGAGAAEVGEVLTAVNTINDAGLTAQTYVQTFRALGDQLLEAPPGAPADGQTKRFRALRAAQYYGQALFFVLGSDDPASEEALYKAGRGAWDTFCGLCEPAPVKANVPYGATPLPVWFFRPDTSGTPRPTVILTNGSDGQNVDMWTYGVPAALDRGWNALVYDGPGQGQLLFVDQVVFTPTWEKVVTPLVDWLTARSDVDPDKIALTGLSMAGDLAPRAAAFETRIAALVAMPGCVEPWLGFPPEIRKILTPDKQETNDIWNKEVVPELPPDAADVMKKRFEPFSIPAMLEARRGKLFTDFYTPATRIQALSITDVVGRIKAPTLVLDYEGEQFYPGQPRRMYDALTSPKDYLKLTAAQGAQLHCSPMAPQLHCEVVFDWLQKTLLNR
- a CDS encoding GNAT family N-acetyltransferase, whose amino-acid sequence is MTDAMSGMVTEIRPPRHDEMTPYYRALPFTNGLPSWEPADAAWHGGPEPWPPQNAPASADQLEKYAAADIEDGSFHPIATFVDGRCVGASGAISFEVTVPGGGRTRMAGVTSTGVIATHRRRGYLRQMMQAMFDAALERGEPLAMLSASEGGIYGRFGFSPATYRTRWELARHEAALLPAEPDPGSLELVEAARAKEAWPRVHAQVRAHRVGELGPLPGQWDGLSDEADGTNGPLRYLTHRDQHGEVDGIANFRLPWSRTTDHAGSLVVEALEATNPVAYRALWGLLIDFDLTKTVVAAARPRDEPLRWMLRNPRAMRITRQSENLWARLLDVPRALTQRSYPTPGELRFTIGDDRMCRANNGTWHLKADGPVATCVPTDEAADLTITLAALSSLYFGGMSAHHLAYAGHITAHTDGAIGQLARMFWTDPEPHNSFGF